In the genome of Cryptomeria japonica chromosome 8, Sugi_1.0, whole genome shotgun sequence, one region contains:
- the LOC131059013 gene encoding probable phospholipid hydroperoxide glutathione peroxidase produces MNELYAKYKDQGVEILAFPCNQFGGQEPGNNEQIIEVACTRFKAEFPIFDEVEVNCGNAAPIYKFLKSSKGGFFGDSIKWNFTKFLVDKDGNVVDRYAPTTSPLQIEKDIKNCWVLPNALINYLINYLL; encoded by the exons ATGAACGAATTGTATGCAAAGTACAAGGATCAAG GAGTAGAAATCCTAGCCTTCCCATGCAATCAGTTTGGTGGGCAGGAACCAGGTAATAACGAGCAGATTATTGAAGTGGCATGTACTCGCTTTAAAGCAGAGTTTCCCATTTTTGACGAG GTTGAGGTCAATTGTGGTAATGCAGCTCCCATCTACAAGTTTTTGAAATCAAGCAAAGGTGGATTTTTTGGTGACAGTATAAAATGGAACTTCACTAAGTTTTTGGTGGACAAAGATGGAAATGTAGTTGATAGATATGCACCCACCACATCTCCGTTGCAGATTGAG AAAGATATCAAGAACTGTTGGGTGTTGCCTAATGCTCTGATAAACTATCTGATAAACTACCTGTTGTAG